A part of Puntigrus tetrazona isolate hp1 chromosome 21, ASM1883169v1, whole genome shotgun sequence genomic DNA contains:
- the pnpla7a gene encoding patatin-like phospholipase domain-containing protein 7a: protein MNERIQTGLFQDRPSISLPLVKMGESENKGEDQCVYPAIGSEIRSRLQQFVEERMQTTMLTGVLIGAVVAMCLIGVSVLFLYRRYKLANQQAGVPRYRFRKRDKVLFYGRKIMRKVQTLSSTPSSSSVSKQRSRKRPKVLSIARRILRIRKEPPTLQPKEPPPSLLEADLTEFDVQNSNLPSEVLYMLKNVRVLGHFEKPLFLELCRHMVFVELQEGEGLFKPGDDDDSIYVVQDGRLELCIHEFDGTEPVVKDVLPGDSVHSLLSILDIITGYPAPYKTVSARAAVRSTILRLPASAFQSVFEKYPETLVRVIQIIMVRLQRVTFLALHNYLGLTTELFNQERQAVPLFAVNSVLTEGSPSRVPRRPHLQTQIEDEHLQGSGENLTDSDGGQAGSYENTSAVVRRSRSVSMPVESSGVAGNDLNMAYERARVTIDDPPSSSVTHKSILKKSVTMQHAPSAVIHYTDNAPHSDVPPSKVGAIFQAAKKDLLGIIQLQDPSLLEGRVTLHQVKAGSVVARQGDQDVSVQFVISGTLHVHQRMIDREVDTCLFVAHPGELVGQLAVLTGEPLIFSVRAHRDCSFLSISKTHFYEIMRAEPTVVLNVAHTVVRRMSPFVRQIDFALDWMAVEAGRAVYRQGDKSDSTFIVLSGRLRSVIMKEDGKKELTGEYGRGDLIGVVEALTHQNRATTVHAVRDSELAKLPEGALSSIKRKFPQVVTRLIHLLGQKILQQVNGPLTARSLALHTPGSKWDAGNPASNLATVTVLPVSEEVPLTAFTLELQHALLAIGPTLLLTSDIIKQRLGSAALDSVHEYRLSSWLGQQEDIHRIVLYQTDVSLTPWTQRCIRQADCIIIVGLGEQDPAVGELERMLEGSAVRAQKQLVLLHREDGPPPKGTAEWLNMRSWISRHLHLSCPRRVFSRRSLPKLREMYQRVFQKAADRHSDFSRLARILTGNAIALVLGGGGARGCSQVGIIRALSEAGIPIDLVGGTSIGSMMGALYAEDRSYSRMKIRAREWAMEMTSVFKKVLDLTYPVTSMFSGASFNSSINAVFKDKQIEDLWIPYFNITTDITASTMRVHTDGSLWRYVRSSMSLSGYLPPLCDPKDGHLLMDGGYINNLPADVARSMGAKVVIAIDVGSQDETNLTNYGDALSGWWLLWKRLNPLAEKVKVLNMTEIQARLAYVCSVRQLESVKNSDYCEYIRPPIDRYRTLEFGKFDEISEVGYQHGKTVFDVWCRSGVVEKMMKDRHQEEFHKTQSNNLVTCPNASFTDLAEIVSRIEPVKPALVDDESDYHTDYEEEMAESALSDIELYNHYSEHTEEELTADTDEEFERSHRQRVRSEVENLGPVASKTPQTSSPNSPPTLHNRKAQGMKPLHSDH from the exons ATGAATGAACGGATTCAAACTGGATTATTTCAGGACCGGCCTTCAATTTCGCTGCCTTTAGTGA aaatgggAGAGAGTGAGAATAAGGGCGAAGATCAGTGCGTGTATCCT GCTATTGGGAGTGAAATTCGGTCCCGCCTGCAGCAGTTTGTGGAGGAGAGGATGCAGACCACCATG CTGACAGGTGTATTGATCGGTGCTGTAGTGGCTATGTGTCTGATAGGAGTCTCTGTGCTTTTCCTGTACCGCAGATATAAACTGGCAA atcAACAGGCTGGTGTTCCTCGCTATCGCTTCAGAAAAAGAGATAAAGTGCTCTTTTACGGCAGAAAAATCATGAGGAAG GTCCAGACCTTGTCCTCGACACCATCCTCCTCTTCGGTGTCTAAGCAGCGCTCTCGCAAGAGGCCTAAAGTTCTAAGTATAGCACGCAG GATCTTGCGGATCAGGAAGGAACCACCCACTTTGCAGCCCAAAGAACCCCCTCCCTCTCTTCTGGAGGCGGATCTCACTGAATTTGACGTGCAGAACTCAAACCTGCCCTCGGAGGTGCTCTACATGCTCAAGAACGTCAG GGTACTTGGTCATTTTGAGAAGCCTTTGTTTTTGGAGCTGTGTCGGCACATGGTGTTTGTGGAGCTGCAGGAGGGAGAAGGGCTATTCAAGCCCGGGGATGATGACGACAGCATTTATGTGGTTCAGGATGGAAGGCTGGAGCTTTGCATTCATGAGTTT GATGGCACAGAGCCTGTGGTGAAGGACGTGTTGCCCGGGGACAGCGTGCACAGTCTGCTCAGCATTCTAGACATCATTACA GGTTATCCTGCTCCCTATAAAACTGTGTCTGCTCGTGCAGCGGTCAGGTCTACCATATTGCGCCTGCCTGCCTCAGCTTTCCAGTCAGTGTTTGAGAAATACCCAGAGACGCTAGTGAGAGTCATACAG ATAATCATGGTGCGTCTGCAAAGAGTGACTTTCCTGGCACTTCACAACTACCTGGGACTGACAACCGAGCTTTTCAATCAG gagaGACAAGCAGTGCCGCTGTTTGCGGTCAACAGTGTGCTCACTGAGGGGAGTCCCAGCAGAGTCCCACGCAGACCCCACTTGCAGACACAAATAGAAGACGAGCACCTGCAGGGCTCCGGAGAGAACTTGACAGATTCAG ATGGAGGGCAAGCAGGATCATATGAAAACACGTCCGCTGTTGTGCGGAGGTCTCGCTCCGTCTCGATGCCTGTAGAGAGCTCAG GAGTGGCAGGAAATGACCTCAACATGGCTTATGAACGTGCCCGAGTCACCATAGATGACCCTCCATCCAGTTCTGTCACACACAAG TCCATTTTGAAGAAGAGTGTGACCATGCAGCATGCTCCGTCCGCTGTGATTCACTACACAGACAACGCACCACACTCTGACGTTCCCCCTAGTAAAGTGGGTGCCATTTTCCAGGCCGCCAAGAAGGATCTGCTGGGGATTATTCAGCTGCAG GACCCCAGTTTGCTCGAGGGCAGAGTAACGCTCCATCAAGTTAAAGCTGGATCTGTTGTAGCTCGCCAAGGAGATCAG GATGTAAGTGTGCAGTTTGTAATCTCAGGCACGTTGCATGTGCACCAGAGGATGATTGACCGAGAGGTGGACACGTGTCTGTTTGTGGCTCACCCAGGAGAGCTGGTAGGTCAGCTAGCCGTATTGACGGGTGAGCCACTTATCTTCTCCGTACGGGCACACCGGGACTGCAGCTTCCTGTCCATCTCGAAAACGCACTTTTACGA gATCATGCGAGCTGAGCCCACAGTGGTGCTGAATGTGGCTCATACAGTTGTAAGAAGGATGTCACCTTTCGTCAGACAGATTGATTTTGCCCTTGACTGGATGGCTGTGGAGGCGGGCAGAGCTGTCTACAG gcaGGGTGATAAGTCTGACAGTACTTTTATAGTGCTCAGCGGCCGCCTGCGTTCCGTCATCATGAAGGAGGATGGGAAAAAGGAGCTGACTGGAGAGTACGGTAGAGGAGATCTTATTGGAGTG GTGGAGGCTCTGACCCATCAGAACAGAGCAACTACTGTTCATGCTGTTCGAGACTCAGAACTGGCTAAACTACCTGAGGGGGCTCTCAGTTCCATCAAGAGGAAATTCCCACAA GTAGTCACAAGGCTCATTCACCTGCTTGGACAGAAGATTCTCCAGCAAGTTAATGGACCTTTAACAG CTCGCAGTCTAGCTCTACACACACCCGGCAGTAAATGGGATGCTGGGAACCCTGCCTCAAACCTGGCCACCGTCACTGTGCTCCCGGTATCAGAGGAGGTTCCTCTGACTGCGTTCACCCTGGAACTTCAGCATGCACTGTTAGCTATCG GCCCAACTCTTCTCTTGACAAGTGACATCATCAAACAGCGCCTCGGCTCTGCAGCTTTAGACAG TGTGCATGAGTACAGGTTGTCGAGTTGGCTAGGTCAGCAGGAAGACATCCACCGCATAGTCCTATATCAGACAGATGTGTCACTCACCCCATGGACTCAGCGCTGCATCAGACAGGCCGATTGCATCATCATCGTGGGACTGGGAGAGCAGGACCCAGCCGTGGGAGAG TTGGAACGTATGTTAGAGGGGAGTGCGGTGAGAGCGCAGAAACAGCTGGTGTTGTTGCACCGTGAGGACGGCCCTCCTCCCAAAGGAACAGCTGAATGGCTCAACATGCGGAGCTGGATCTCTAGGCACCTTCACCTGTCCTGCCCCCGAAGGGTCTTCTCCAGAAGGAGCCTGCCTAAATTG agagAAATGTACCAGCGCGTGTTCCAGAAAGCCGCAGATCGCCACTCTGATTTCTCGCGTCTGGCTCGTATTCTTACAGGCAATGCCATTGCACTGGTGCTGGGAGGCGGAGGAGCCAG GGGCTGTTCTCAGGTGGGCATCATTCGAGCATTGAGTGAGGCGGGAATCCCCATTGATCTTGTGGGCGGCACCTCTATTGGATCCATGATGGGCGCGCTGTATGCAGAGGACCGCAGTTACAGCAGGATGAAGATCAGAGCCAGAGAGTGGGCAATG gaaatgacatcagtgTTTAAGAAAGTGCTGGACTTGACCTACCCTGTCACTTCGATGTTTTCCGGTGCTTCATTTAACTCAAGCATTAATGCAGTCTTCAAGGACAAACAGATAGAG GATCTCTGGATCCCATATTTCAACATCACCACAGACATCACTGCCTCCACAATGAGAGTGCACACTGATG GCTCCCTGTGGAGGTATGTGCGTTCCAGCATGTCTCTTTCTGGTTACCTGCCACCACTGTGCGATCCAAAAGATGGACACCTGCTCATGGACGGAGGCTACATCAACAACCTGCCAG CGGATGTGGCACGCTCCATGGGTGCCAAAGTGGTTATTGCTATCGATGTAGGCAGCCAAGATGAAACCAACCTCACCAACTACGGGGACGCCCTTTCTGGATGGTGGCTGCTATGGAAACGGCTCAACCCACTGGCTGAGAAAGTCAAG GTGCTGAACATGACTGAGATCCAGGCTCGGCTGGCTTATGTGTGTTCAGTGAGACAGCTTGAATCCGTTAAGAATAGCGACTACTGTGAATACATCAGACCTCCCATCGACAGATACCGAACACTTGAGTTTGGCAAGTTCGATGAGATCAGT GAAGTGGGCTACCAGCATGGGAAGACAGTGTTTGATGTGTGGTGCAGGAGTGGTGTGGTGGAGAAGATGATGAAAGACAGACATCAAGAAGAGTTCCACAAAACGCAGAGCAACAAT TTGGTGACCTGTCCAAATGCTTCCTTCACTGATCTGGCTGAGATCGTCTCACGGATTGAGCCAGTCAAACCAGCTCTTGTGGATG ATGAATCAGACTATCACACAGACTATGAAGAGGAGATGGCAGAGAGTGCTCTGTCAGACATTGAGCTTTACAACCATTACAGTGAGCACACAGAAGAGGAACTGACCGCAGACACT GATGAAGAGTTCGAGAGGTCACACAGGCAGCGCGTGCGTTCTGAAGTGGAAAACCTAGGGCCCGTGGCCTCCAAAACACCACAAACCTCCAGTCCCAACAGTCCTCCAACCCTCCACAACCGAAAAGCACAAGGAATGAAACCCCTCCATTCCGACCACTGA